The proteins below come from a single Perca flavescens isolate YP-PL-M2 chromosome 8, PFLA_1.0, whole genome shotgun sequence genomic window:
- the ehf gene encoding ETS homologous factor produces MSVTPSTTLDSQLTTTWSTTNSYPDVPMVMSGYTSRLWPCDSQPQFWSKYQVWEWLQQVMDMHQMDVSSVPFQNFDMDGHQLCSLSYQDFLRAAGSVGPILFHSITELKWSGQYHVEIGQLELKPELDFSCPFPDVSYPPAEIYDPLNHPLTSASSNPSSPDIKRSFSCQVKKHNPRGTHLWEFIRDILLNPERNPGLIKWEDRTEGVFRFLKSEAVAQLWGKKKNNSSMTYEKLSRAMRYYYKREILERVDGRRLVYKFGRNARGWRESDK; encoded by the exons ATGAGCGTAACTCCATCCACCACCCTAGACAGCCAGCTGACTACTACCTGGAGCACTACGAACTCCTACCCTGATG TTCCAATGGTGATGTCTGGTTACACAAGTCGCCTGTGGCCTTGTGACTCCCAGCCTCAGTTCTGGAGTAAGTACCAGGTGTGGGAGTGGCTGCAGCAGGTCATGGACATGCACCAGATGGATGTCTCCAGCGTTCCCTTCCAAAACTTTGATATGGACGGCCATCAACTCTGCAGCCTGAGCTACCAGGACTTCCTCCGAGCTGCCGGCAGCGTGGGACCCATTCTATTCCACAGCATCACAGAGCTCAAATGGAGCG GGCAGTACCATGTGGAAATAGGGCAACTGGAACTAAAACCAGAAT taGACTTCTCTTGTCCATTTCCAGACGTCAGCTATCCACCTGCAG AAATCTACGATCCCTTGAATCACCCCCTCACCTCTGCCTCCTCCAACCCTTCCAGTCCCG ATATCAAAAGGTCTTTCAGTTGTCAGGTCAAAAAACACA ACCCAAGGGGGACCCACTTGTGGGAGTTCATCAGAGACATTCTGCTGAACCCAGAGCGAAACCCAGGGCTAATCAAGTGGGAGGATCGGACAGAGGGGGTTTTCCGCTTCCTAAAGTCAGAGGCAGTGGCACAGTTATGGGGCAAGAAGAAGAATAACAGCAGCATGACTTATGAGAAACTAAGCCGTGCAATGAG ATATTACTACAAAAGAGAAATCCTCGAACGAGTAGACGGACGCAGGCTGGTTTACAAGTTTGGAAGGAACGCAAGAGGATGGAGGGAGTCAGACAAGTGA